In Arthrobacter burdickii, one DNA window encodes the following:
- a CDS encoding PKD domain-containing protein — MNAGNTIRSTIRPATKALARPQVLLDAAQPAALPQDDGISYVYERACTAGDQNALDPVTCPQMNAQCDAQDDGILVNWIEVNNNVQPATQTPTGRSSCMYPGEPLEPPVEGAAAPEEAPIVITLAEFQKQPVLASVIISQPSNFGLRNAHSNIYAEAREQEFTFEFQDATIVLKARPVAYQWNYGDGTSATTTTPGGPVQGDAFDTETPTSHQYAQTGDFNLTLTTFFAGDYSVDGGPFQPVAGEAAVVSVPHLMSIWRTQGHNVSQNCIENPTGIGCEAPTR; from the coding sequence CCCACAGGTCCTTTTAGATGCTGCTCAGCCAGCTGCTCTCCCGCAAGATGACGGCATCAGCTATGTCTACGAGCGGGCGTGCACCGCTGGTGATCAGAATGCGCTGGATCCGGTGACCTGCCCGCAGATGAATGCCCAGTGCGACGCCCAGGACGATGGGATTCTGGTCAACTGGATCGAGGTGAACAACAACGTCCAACCGGCGACCCAGACACCGACGGGCCGGTCGTCGTGCATGTACCCGGGTGAGCCGCTCGAGCCGCCCGTCGAGGGAGCTGCAGCGCCGGAGGAGGCGCCCATTGTCATCACCCTCGCCGAGTTCCAGAAGCAGCCAGTCCTTGCCTCGGTGATCATTTCCCAGCCCTCGAACTTCGGGCTGAGGAACGCGCATTCGAACATCTACGCGGAGGCACGCGAGCAGGAGTTCACCTTCGAGTTCCAGGACGCCACCATAGTGCTGAAGGCCCGACCGGTCGCGTATCAGTGGAACTACGGGGACGGCACAAGCGCGACAACCACCACGCCGGGCGGTCCGGTGCAGGGCGACGCCTTCGACACTGAGACGCCCACGAGTCATCAGTACGCCCAAACGGGAGACTTCAACCTCACGTTGACCACGTTCTTCGCCGGCGACTACTCCGTGGACGGCGGGCCATTCCAACCGGTTGCCGGCGAGGCCGCAGTCGTCTCGGTGCCGCATCTGATGAGCATCTGGCGCACCCAGGGGCACAACGTGAGCCAGAACTGCATCGAGAATCCGACCGGCATCGGCTGCGAAGCTCCCACCCGCTGA
- a CDS encoding HNH endonuclease signature motif containing protein, which translates to MQRISSRITELSAEKARIDADIARAATELRELFTERILQGSYAPHRHTNLADTTTASEIACLLRISERTAHRLVQHSALLVNYHPKTLDALHAGTISWAHATTLLYEYAALPSGAAAAMEEALLPIAADTTVPRLAHRARKLRTELHPTSLQDRAHTATQDRRVDLEPADDAMAWLHIHLPATDATAIDTRLTTTARALQTPTEHRTLPQLRTDILTDLLLTRYTPDYTCPCHRTPTNIPRSDTEPDAGAGGSDNSGGGCRCGAIGHEHPDAYRVQANINITVPVLTLLGLDDGPADLEGYGPIPADTARHLAAHAPSFTRLLTHPETGAVLSVGRTTYTVPADLKKWLRVRDRTCRHPGCNTPASRCELDHTTPWSHHGTTAHNNLSHLCRKHHMLKTEGIWHYTQPAPGTIMATSPAGKIYTTASDPPPF; encoded by the coding sequence ATGCAGAGGATATCCTCCCGGATAACCGAACTGAGCGCCGAGAAAGCACGGATCGACGCCGACATCGCCCGCGCCGCCACCGAACTTCGCGAACTCTTCACAGAACGCATCCTCCAGGGCTCCTACGCACCCCACCGGCATACCAACCTCGCCGACACCACCACCGCAAGCGAAATAGCGTGCCTGCTCCGCATCTCCGAACGCACCGCCCACCGGCTCGTCCAACACTCCGCGCTGCTGGTCAACTACCACCCCAAAACCCTGGACGCCCTGCATGCAGGCACCATCTCCTGGGCTCACGCCACAACCCTCCTCTACGAATACGCTGCCCTGCCCTCCGGCGCCGCCGCCGCCATGGAAGAAGCCCTGCTACCCATCGCAGCCGATACCACCGTCCCCCGCCTGGCCCACCGCGCCCGGAAACTACGCACTGAACTCCACCCCACCAGCCTCCAGGACCGCGCCCACACCGCCACCCAGGACCGCCGCGTGGACCTCGAACCCGCCGACGACGCCATGGCCTGGCTGCACATCCACCTCCCCGCCACCGACGCCACGGCCATCGACACCCGCCTCACCACCACCGCCCGGGCCCTGCAGACACCCACCGAACACCGCACCCTGCCCCAACTACGCACCGACATCCTCACCGACCTGCTCCTCACCAGATACACCCCTGATTACACCTGCCCTTGCCACCGAACCCCCACGAATATCCCCCGATCAGACACGGAACCAGACGCCGGTGCTGGTGGCTCCGATAACTCTGGTGGCGGCTGTCGGTGCGGGGCGATCGGGCACGAACACCCGGACGCGTATCGGGTGCAGGCGAACATCAACATCACAGTCCCGGTCCTGACCCTGCTCGGCCTCGACGATGGACCCGCGGACCTCGAAGGCTACGGACCCATCCCCGCCGACACGGCCCGCCACCTCGCAGCCCACGCCCCTTCCTTCACCCGGCTCCTCACCCACCCCGAAACCGGAGCCGTCCTCAGCGTCGGACGTACCACCTACACGGTGCCCGCGGACCTCAAGAAATGGTTGCGCGTCCGCGACCGCACCTGCCGACACCCCGGCTGCAACACCCCCGCCTCACGCTGCGAACTCGACCACACCACCCCTTGGTCCCACCACGGCACAACAGCCCACAACAACCTTTCCCACCTCTGCCGCAAACACCACATGTTGAAAACCGAAGGCATCTGGCACTACACCCAGCCCGCTCCCGGCACCATCATGGCTACCTCACCCGCCGGCAAGATCTACACCACAGCCTCGGACCCACCACCCTTCTGA
- a CDS encoding DUF3039 domain-containing protein — translation MTMPADPFANDPLDTGTGGSTATIEREEVRQEVEPGDSERFAHYVRKEKIMESAFTGEPVIALCGKVWTPGRDPEKFPVCPECKEIYNGLRPGDDKPKG, via the coding sequence ATGACTATGCCCGCAGATCCCTTCGCAAACGATCCCCTCGATACCGGCACAGGCGGCTCCACGGCGACCATCGAACGTGAGGAAGTACGCCAGGAAGTCGAGCCAGGCGACTCGGAGCGCTTCGCGCACTACGTGCGCAAGGAGAAGATCATGGAGTCGGCCTTCACCGGCGAGCCCGTGATCGCGCTCTGCGGCAAGGTCTGGACGCCGGGACGCGATCCCGAGAAGTTCCCCGTCTGCCCCGAATGCAAGGAAATCTACAACGGCCTCCGCCCGGGCGACGACAAACCCAAGGGCTGA
- a CDS encoding MFS transporter, which translates to MKKTASKAARAMSPELRPLIIGILAIITCAAFEAMAVVTAMPSVARELSGESSYGLAFSMYLTASLLGTVVAGSWCDRKGPRPALAVGLSLMILGLLAAGAAPDFWLVTVGRAVSGLGGGFMIVAVYVVIGRSFPQRVQPVVFGWLAAAWVVPGLIGPVIAGFVTEQFGWRWVFLGVSPIVLAAVVIVWPKTRGLGPIDSPEAGSAAARVVRGFALAGGVFAAQWAVVRLADAESPSAAAVSALVLLAVAGIVVVLIVLPALLPKGTLVLARGLPSIIATRGIVNVAFFGVEAFIPLMLVSSRGIDPGTAGLTLSAAALGWSAGSFVQARVTFGRQWLLVAGSSVLSLSLGGFVLATAVEAPLWVLVATWGISGSAMGMALSSASVLVLKLSAESEQGRNSAALQISDQLGGVVGTAGAGALFALLHDPSNPGHVPTFVAIWLALWVFTAAGIVSGLRGARFPDAGPGLTPSKSMEGTVPA; encoded by the coding sequence ATGAAGAAGACCGCGAGCAAGGCCGCCCGGGCGATGTCGCCCGAACTGCGCCCGCTCATCATCGGGATCCTCGCGATCATCACGTGCGCCGCCTTCGAGGCGATGGCCGTCGTCACCGCCATGCCCTCGGTGGCACGGGAACTGTCCGGCGAGTCGAGCTACGGGCTCGCGTTCTCCATGTACCTGACGGCCTCACTGTTGGGCACCGTCGTCGCCGGATCGTGGTGTGACCGGAAGGGGCCCCGGCCTGCCCTCGCCGTCGGGCTGTCGCTCATGATCCTCGGGCTGCTCGCAGCAGGAGCGGCGCCGGACTTCTGGCTCGTGACGGTCGGCCGCGCGGTGTCCGGTCTCGGCGGCGGCTTCATGATCGTGGCGGTCTACGTCGTGATCGGCAGGTCCTTCCCCCAACGTGTGCAACCCGTGGTGTTCGGGTGGCTGGCGGCCGCCTGGGTGGTGCCGGGGCTCATCGGACCGGTGATCGCGGGCTTCGTCACGGAGCAGTTCGGCTGGCGCTGGGTGTTCCTCGGCGTGTCACCCATCGTGCTTGCCGCCGTCGTCATCGTGTGGCCGAAGACCAGGGGGCTCGGGCCGATCGACTCGCCCGAGGCCGGTTCCGCTGCGGCACGTGTGGTGCGGGGCTTCGCCCTCGCCGGTGGAGTGTTCGCCGCGCAGTGGGCCGTCGTCCGGCTCGCCGACGCGGAGAGCCCGAGTGCCGCAGCCGTGTCCGCCCTGGTCCTCCTGGCGGTGGCAGGCATCGTCGTCGTCCTCATCGTCCTGCCGGCGCTCCTGCCGAAAGGCACCCTGGTCCTCGCGCGCGGACTGCCCAGCATCATCGCCACCCGCGGGATCGTGAATGTCGCGTTCTTCGGCGTCGAGGCCTTCATCCCGCTCATGCTGGTCAGTTCCCGCGGCATAGATCCCGGAACCGCCGGCCTGACCCTGAGCGCTGCTGCGCTCGGCTGGAGTGCGGGGTCCTTCGTCCAGGCGCGTGTGACGTTCGGCCGCCAGTGGCTGCTCGTCGCCGGATCCTCCGTGCTGTCGCTGTCGCTCGGCGGATTCGTCCTCGCCACGGCCGTCGAAGCTCCCCTCTGGGTGTTGGTCGCGACGTGGGGAATATCGGGGTCCGCCATGGGCATGGCGCTCTCGAGCGCGTCCGTCCTGGTGCTGAAGCTCTCGGCGGAGAGTGAGCAGGGACGCAATTCCGCGGCGCTCCAGATCTCCGACCAGCTCGGTGGAGTCGTGGGGACAGCCGGCGCGGGCGCCCTCTTCGCCCTCCTGCACGACCCGTCGAACCCGGGACACGTGCCGACCTTTGTTGCGATCTGGCTGGCTCTGTGGGTGTTCACGGCAGCAGGTATAGTTTCGGGTCTGAGAGGGGCCAGGTTCCCTGATGCCGGCCCCGGCCTCACCCCCAGCAAGTCAATGGAAGGTACTGTCCCGGCGTGA
- a CDS encoding DEAD/DEAH box helicase: protein MSSDTLFGAGAALPPAYPERAAWGTAPKLRQWQSEALEKYFRESPSDFLAVATPGAGKTTFALRVATELVDRGIVNRITVVAPTDHLKRQWADAAARVGLAIDPNFKNADGRHGGAFIGVAVTYAQVASKPMLHRAKTEAARTLVILDEIHHGGDALSWGDGIREAFEPAARRLALTGTPFRSDTAAIPFVEYAEDRDGIRRSRADYTYGYGQALRDHVVRPVMFMAYSGQMRWRTSGGEEMAASLGEAAVTKDITAQAWRTALNPAGEWIPAVLAAADKRLTEVRRTVHDAGGLVIATDHDDARAYAGQLKRITGESPTVILSDDAKASSKIEEFSDGDKRWMVAVRMVSEGVDVPRLAVGVYATSTATPLFFAQAVGRYVRARRRGETASIFLPSVPNLMALANQLELERDHALDRPEKDDEGFGLEDGLMEAANREDKASDSLTKQKFEALESQASFDRVLFDGGEFGTGGEMGSEEELDFLGIPGLLDADQVGQLLRQRQQEQQSRRKARPMAAPAAEPVVVDHRQLTELRGQLAKNVSAWAARTGMPHGQVHTELRRQCGGPAVAQANEDQLQRRLQKLQDWFIGKK, encoded by the coding sequence GTGAGTAGTGACACCCTGTTCGGTGCCGGCGCAGCCCTGCCCCCCGCATATCCGGAGCGCGCAGCATGGGGGACCGCCCCCAAGCTCCGCCAGTGGCAGAGCGAAGCGCTGGAGAAGTATTTCCGGGAATCACCGAGCGATTTCCTCGCCGTGGCGACTCCGGGCGCCGGTAAAACGACCTTCGCCCTGAGGGTGGCCACGGAACTCGTGGACCGCGGCATCGTCAACCGGATCACCGTCGTCGCCCCGACGGATCACCTCAAGCGCCAGTGGGCCGATGCCGCTGCGCGGGTGGGCCTCGCGATCGACCCCAACTTCAAGAATGCGGACGGCCGCCATGGCGGTGCCTTCATCGGCGTCGCCGTGACGTACGCGCAGGTCGCCAGCAAGCCGATGCTGCACCGTGCCAAGACCGAGGCCGCCCGCACCCTCGTCATCCTCGACGAGATCCACCACGGCGGCGACGCGCTGTCCTGGGGCGACGGCATCAGGGAGGCCTTCGAGCCCGCCGCGAGGCGGCTCGCGCTCACCGGGACGCCCTTCCGCTCCGATACGGCCGCCATCCCCTTCGTGGAGTACGCCGAGGACCGCGACGGCATTCGCCGCTCGCGTGCCGACTACACCTACGGCTACGGCCAGGCACTCCGGGACCACGTGGTGCGCCCGGTCATGTTCATGGCCTACTCGGGCCAGATGCGCTGGCGCACCAGTGGCGGCGAGGAAATGGCCGCGTCGCTCGGTGAGGCCGCGGTCACCAAGGACATCACGGCGCAGGCCTGGCGGACGGCACTCAACCCCGCCGGTGAGTGGATCCCCGCGGTCCTCGCCGCCGCCGACAAGCGGCTCACCGAGGTGCGGCGTACGGTGCACGACGCCGGTGGCCTCGTGATCGCGACGGACCACGACGACGCCCGCGCCTACGCGGGCCAGCTCAAGCGGATCACGGGGGAGTCCCCGACGGTCATCCTCTCGGACGACGCGAAGGCGTCCTCGAAGATCGAGGAATTCTCCGACGGCGACAAGCGGTGGATGGTCGCGGTCCGCATGGTGTCCGAGGGCGTCGACGTCCCGCGCCTCGCCGTCGGCGTCTATGCGACGTCGACCGCGACGCCGCTGTTCTTCGCGCAGGCCGTCGGCCGTTACGTCCGTGCGCGACGACGCGGGGAGACGGCGTCGATCTTCCTGCCCTCCGTGCCGAACCTCATGGCGCTCGCCAATCAGCTCGAACTCGAACGCGACCATGCCCTCGACCGGCCCGAGAAGGACGACGAGGGGTTCGGCCTCGAGGACGGCCTGATGGAGGCGGCGAACCGCGAGGACAAGGCCTCGGACTCCCTGACCAAGCAGAAGTTCGAGGCCCTCGAATCGCAGGCCTCCTTCGACCGCGTCCTGTTCGATGGCGGCGAGTTCGGCACCGGCGGCGAGATGGGCAGCGAGGAGGAACTCGACTTCCTCGGGATCCCTGGGCTGCTCGACGCCGATCAGGTGGGCCAGCTCCTGCGCCAGCGCCAGCAGGAACAGCAGTCCCGGCGGAAAGCGAGGCCGATGGCGGCGCCTGCCGCCGAACCGGTCGTGGTGGACCACCGTCAGCTCACGGAACTGCGCGGGCAGCTCGCCAAGAACGTCTCGGCCTGGGCGGCCCGCACCGGCATGC